In Deinococcus irradiatisoli, the genomic stretch GCGCCTCTACCCGGCGCAGGACCCCGGCGCCGAGTGGCGGTTCGCGGCCCAGCAGATCAAGGTCGATCCGGAAAAAGGCGAAACGGCCCTCGATCAGCTCGGCCGCGGCGAGCGCTGGGTCACCGGCCCGCGTGACCAGCTGCACCTCGACATGACCATCAAGGCCCAGTCGCTGATCATCGACAACCAGGACAACCTGCACGCCCGCAAAGCCGAGCTGTATACCCTGGCCGACTGCAGCACCTTCACGCTCTCGTCCTCGGATCAGCAGCAGGTCATCATCAACCAGCAAGGTGGCTACAGCGCGCCGCGCGGCCGGATTCGCTCGCCGATCTACAACGGCGCCTTCAGAAACATCACCGCCAATTTCGACTTCAGCAATTTCCAGGCCGAGCAGGACGTCGGGGCGGCCCTCGACGCTTCGCCGCCGACCACCTGCGTGAACGGCCAGATTCAAAACCGCTGAGCCCCCGCCGCGCCGGCCAGAGCCCCACGCCGCCTGTCCGGCCTGCCTATGTTTGTCAAGGAGCTTTATGAAACGTCCCTTCGTGCTGCTGTCCGCACTGATCCTCACCACCGCCCTCGCCGCCCAGGGAGACCGCATCCTGCGCTTCGACACCGCCGCGATGGTGCAGGGCAACCTGCGAAACGGCCCCGTCACCTACACCGGCAAGGACGGCGGCCCGGTCAAGGCCACGGTGAACAGCATCAACATCTCGGCGAATTCGGCGGTGCTCACCGCGCCGGCCGGCAGCACCCTGGCGAACTCCGAGGGCAAACGCACCGCGACCTTCAGCGGCGGCGGCGACGACGTGAACGTGGTGCGCGGGCGCCTGACGGCCAAGGGCGGGCAGCTGGCCTACAGCGAAGCCAGCGGCCAGGGCGTGCTGACCGGCAGCCCCAGCGCCGTGTTCGTGCCGGAAAAGAAAGACGACGGCGATCCGGTGAACATCAAGGCGGCGCAGATGAGCCTGGACGTGGACAACAACATCAGCACCTCGACCGGCGACGTGCAACTGGTGAGCGGCACCCAGACCGGCAAGGCCGACAAGCTGGTGTTCGACGAGGACAAGGAAGTCGGGGTGCTGACGGGAAGCCCCAGCATGAGCCGGGCGGCCAGCGGCAAGCAAAAAGAACTCACCATCGTGGGGAGCG encodes the following:
- a CDS encoding LptA/OstA family protein, which encodes MKRPFVLLSALILTTALAAQGDRILRFDTAAMVQGNLRNGPVTYTGKDGGPVKATVNSINISANSAVLTAPAGSTLANSEGKRTATFSGGGDDVNVVRGRLTAKGGQLAYSEASGQGVLTGSPSAVFVPEKKDDGDPVNIKAAQMSLDVDNNISTSTGDVQLVSGTQTGKADKLVFDEDKEVGVLTGSPSMSRAASGKQKELTIVGSEARVVTKGKLLYVKGNVKLTQGTSTTTGNAVYYDDKKNVAYVVGNAVSTDSKTGTKVTALKNGYLEQRTDLGRVRALSKPFNIPTERFLLTGEKP